A window from Candidatus Baltobacteraceae bacterium encodes these proteins:
- a CDS encoding pitrilysin family protein, protein MIKALRFLAAGALALGVGLLALAPRPTDAASLQVTRATLHNGLRIVVVHDALAPVVTTMLNYRIGSNDQSIPGLAHATEHMMFRGSKTISSSQLMDSIDITGGSFDADTESDITQYFFTVPSQYLGIALNLERSRATGLTMAQSQWNQERGAITQEVTQDNSNAFYRLNEKMTQALLGGTPYAKNGLGTVRDFAHTINHPQLIHFYDKWYHPNNAVYVIVGDVDGPKTVARVKALFGDIPSAALPSRDPVNLRPIVPHTYRDTSDQPYTAVLIGYRLPGFASSDYAAAQILGDVLSSQRGDLYGLAASGQALYAGFQQQSFAKASIGYAVAIVPVTTKPEAADKLVRDVLTNYRKTGVPADLVEAAKRREVAQLEYNANSIEGLAFEWSQAVAVQGLASPDDMISAFNKVTTDDVNRVLRTYVVDARAITAYAVPKNLGKTSSGAGALAKEVNTIAPSKHVALPAFARSVLAHLHVPAETLHPTALTLANGIKVIVQPDHSTRTVTVAGEIRNNPQVQEPAGQDGVADLTASLLPYGTATYDRLAFQAELDKIAATTQAGTTFGLQALSSDFDRGVALLADEELHPRFDAKDFDVVKQQTVGSLTGVITAPDHLAAVALSKALYPAGDPEQRFATPASVGSLTLADVKAWFASAYRPDLTTIVVIGDVTPDQAKAALTKYFGAWSAVGPKPNVYPSPVPNNAASTATVPATGRVQSSVQLVETTGLLRKDPDFAPVQVANTILSGGFYSSLLYHDLREVHGYVYYVGSRLQAGKVRSTFSVSYGSDPKNVVPAEGLVVNDLRSMQRRPVAADRLLRAKAQLMGDIPIAQDSYDGVGSLFLRYAGLGLPLDQYSVDARRELDVTSAQIRAAMSKWVRPNGFVRIVTGPGPT, encoded by the coding sequence ATGATTAAAGCGCTTCGGTTTCTTGCGGCCGGTGCTTTGGCGTTGGGTGTCGGGCTTCTCGCGCTCGCTCCGCGCCCCACCGATGCCGCCTCCCTTCAGGTCACGCGTGCGACCCTTCACAACGGACTGCGGATCGTCGTCGTGCACGACGCTCTCGCGCCGGTGGTGACGACCATGCTGAATTATCGGATCGGCTCCAACGACCAATCTATTCCCGGTCTCGCGCACGCGACCGAACACATGATGTTCCGCGGCAGCAAGACGATCTCGTCTTCGCAATTGATGGATTCGATCGACATCACCGGCGGAAGCTTCGATGCCGACACCGAGAGCGACATCACGCAATACTTCTTTACCGTTCCCTCGCAGTATCTCGGGATCGCGCTGAACCTCGAACGTTCCCGCGCGACGGGATTGACGATGGCGCAGTCGCAATGGAATCAGGAGCGCGGCGCGATCACGCAAGAGGTGACGCAAGATAACAGCAACGCTTTCTATCGACTCAACGAGAAGATGACGCAAGCGCTGCTGGGCGGGACGCCCTATGCCAAGAACGGCCTTGGAACCGTGCGCGATTTCGCGCATACGATCAATCACCCGCAACTGATACATTTTTACGACAAATGGTACCATCCGAATAACGCGGTGTACGTCATCGTCGGCGACGTCGACGGACCCAAGACGGTCGCTCGCGTCAAAGCGCTCTTCGGCGACATTCCATCGGCGGCGCTTCCCTCGCGCGATCCGGTCAATCTTCGTCCGATCGTTCCGCACACGTATCGAGACACGAGCGACCAGCCGTATACGGCGGTGCTTATCGGGTATCGGCTTCCCGGCTTCGCGAGCTCAGATTATGCCGCGGCGCAAATTCTCGGCGACGTTCTCTCGAGCCAGCGCGGCGATCTCTACGGACTCGCGGCCTCGGGCCAAGCGCTCTACGCAGGGTTTCAGCAACAATCGTTCGCGAAAGCGTCGATCGGCTACGCGGTTGCGATCGTGCCGGTAACGACCAAACCCGAGGCGGCCGACAAACTCGTGCGAGACGTTTTAACGAACTATCGCAAGACCGGCGTTCCGGCCGATCTCGTCGAAGCGGCCAAGCGGCGCGAAGTCGCCCAACTCGAGTACAACGCCAATTCGATCGAAGGCCTCGCCTTCGAATGGAGTCAAGCGGTCGCGGTTCAGGGCCTCGCATCCCCCGACGACATGATTTCGGCGTTTAACAAAGTCACGACGGACGACGTCAACCGGGTGCTGCGCACCTACGTCGTCGACGCGCGCGCGATTACCGCTTACGCGGTTCCGAAGAACCTCGGCAAGACCAGTTCGGGCGCCGGCGCGCTCGCAAAAGAAGTCAATACGATAGCGCCCAGCAAGCACGTTGCGCTGCCGGCGTTCGCGCGGAGCGTGCTCGCGCACTTGCACGTTCCCGCCGAGACACTGCATCCCACGGCCTTGACGCTCGCCAACGGCATCAAAGTGATCGTGCAGCCCGATCACTCGACCCGCACCGTGACGGTGGCGGGCGAGATACGCAACAATCCGCAAGTGCAAGAGCCCGCCGGACAAGATGGCGTGGCCGACCTCACCGCGTCGTTACTCCCCTACGGAACGGCCACCTACGATCGCCTCGCGTTCCAGGCGGAACTCGATAAGATCGCGGCCACCACGCAAGCCGGAACCACCTTCGGCCTGCAGGCGCTCTCGAGTGATTTCGATCGCGGCGTCGCCCTGCTCGCCGATGAAGAACTGCATCCGCGTTTCGATGCGAAAGATTTCGATGTCGTCAAGCAGCAGACGGTCGGTTCGCTGACCGGCGTGATCACCGCGCCCGATCACCTGGCGGCGGTCGCGCTCAGCAAGGCGCTCTATCCGGCGGGCGATCCAGAGCAGCGCTTCGCCACGCCCGCAAGCGTCGGGTCGCTCACACTCGCCGACGTTAAGGCGTGGTTCGCCTCGGCGTATCGTCCGGATCTCACAACCATCGTCGTGATCGGCGACGTGACGCCGGATCAAGCGAAGGCAGCCCTGACGAAGTACTTCGGCGCGTGGAGCGCCGTCGGTCCGAAGCCGAACGTCTATCCCTCGCCGGTGCCCAACAATGCGGCTTCGACGGCGACGGTCCCGGCAACGGGGCGCGTTCAGTCCTCGGTACAACTCGTCGAAACGACGGGCTTGTTGCGTAAAGATCCCGATTTCGCACCGGTGCAAGTCGCTAACACGATCTTGTCGGGCGGCTTCTACTCATCGCTGCTCTATCACGATCTACGGGAAGTCCACGGCTACGTCTACTACGTCGGCAGTCGCCTGCAGGCCGGGAAAGTCCGTTCGACGTTTAGCGTTTCCTACGGATCGGATCCGAAAAACGTCGTTCCGGCCGAGGGACTGGTCGTCAACGATCTGCGATCGATGCAGCGCCGGCCCGTTGCCGCCGACCGGCTGCTGCGAGCCAAAGCGCAGTTGATGGGCGATATTCCGATCGCGCAGGATAGTTACGACGGCGTCGGCTCACTGTTCTTGCGGTATGCCGGTCTCGGCTTGCCGCTCGATCAATACTCGGTCGACGCGCGGCGCGAACTCGACGTCACCTCGGCACAGATTCGCGCGGCCATGAGTAAGTGGGTGCGACCCAATGGCTTCGTGCGAATCGTAACCGGACCCGGACCCACATAG
- a CDS encoding HAD family hydrolase → MGATQWLRANRNRTRTHIASSAGPARIRALGFDFDHTLGLDNKLERVAFLHLIEFIERDGGAPLGALDAEIVRIDELLAHQRAGACTIDDAVERFVRDRGVAPTGYADEYRRIALASVDAFVVPLPGARDCFEHLRARAVPHAILTNGWAPLQQRKAARIGFGGAVLASSEIGSQKPDAAAFAALAGTLGCAADGIGYIGDNPVVDVAGALAAGMQGIWLDAEGASYPSTVPGPSRVIHSLHEVLALVRP, encoded by the coding sequence GTGGGTGCGACCCAATGGCTTCGTGCGAATCGTAACCGGACCCGGACCCACATAGCCTCAAGCGCCGGCCCAGCGCGCATTCGCGCGCTGGGTTTCGACTTCGATCACACGCTCGGGCTCGATAACAAGCTCGAGCGTGTGGCGTTTCTCCACTTGATCGAGTTCATCGAACGGGACGGCGGAGCACCGCTCGGCGCGCTCGATGCCGAGATCGTTCGAATCGACGAACTGCTCGCGCACCAGCGGGCGGGGGCGTGCACGATCGACGACGCAGTCGAGCGATTCGTGCGCGATCGCGGCGTGGCGCCGACCGGCTATGCCGACGAATACCGGCGCATCGCACTCGCGAGCGTCGATGCCTTCGTCGTGCCCTTGCCGGGCGCGCGCGACTGCTTCGAGCACCTCCGGGCTCGGGCGGTGCCGCATGCGATCCTTACGAACGGCTGGGCGCCGTTACAGCAGCGCAAGGCCGCCCGCATCGGATTCGGCGGCGCGGTGCTTGCCAGCAGCGAGATTGGATCGCAGAAGCCCGATGCGGCCGCGTTCGCGGCGCTGGCCGGCACGCTCGGATGCGCGGCCGATGGGATCGGATACATCGGCGACAACCCGGTCGTCGACGTCGCCGGCGCGCTCGCGGCCGGCATGCAGGGCATTTGGCTCGACGCCGAGGGGGCAAGCTATCCTTCGACTGTTCCAGGGCCTTCGCGAGTTATCCACAGTCTCCACGAGGTGCTCGCGCTCGTTCGCCCGTAG
- the rsmD gene encoding 16S rRNA (guanine(966)-N(2))-methyltransferase RsmD: MPKITGGTLRSRKLASPKGNNVRPTPGRVKESLFSILMPRIEGARFLDLFAGTGAIGFEAASRGAKRVVSVEGHRETADAIREAAQNLGVGKLVTVVSAPVDRALYRVDGPFDIVYADPPYADELPLQMFRLLLERNLLAPDALVIFEHAARSILPPIPGYRGVREEVYGDVALAFFTLAGAARDDIG, encoded by the coding sequence GTGCCGAAGATCACGGGAGGAACCCTGCGTAGCCGTAAACTCGCCTCACCCAAAGGAAACAACGTTCGGCCGACTCCGGGCCGGGTCAAGGAGTCGCTCTTTTCGATCTTGATGCCCCGCATCGAAGGCGCGCGTTTTCTCGATCTTTTTGCGGGAACGGGCGCCATCGGTTTCGAGGCGGCCTCGCGGGGCGCGAAACGCGTCGTTTCGGTGGAGGGCCATCGCGAGACGGCCGATGCGATCCGTGAGGCCGCGCAAAATCTGGGTGTCGGCAAGCTCGTTACGGTCGTCTCGGCGCCGGTCGACCGGGCGCTCTATCGCGTCGATGGGCCGTTCGATATCGTGTATGCCGACCCGCCGTACGCCGACGAACTGCCGCTGCAAATGTTCCGGCTGCTTCTCGAACGTAACCTCCTCGCGCCCGACGCGCTCGTGATCTTCGAACACGCGGCGCGCAGCATTCTTCCGCCAATACCGGGGTACCGCGGAGTCCGCGAGGAAGTCTACGGCGATGTCGCATTGGCCTTTTTTACCCTCGCCGGTGCGGCGCGGGATGACATCGGTTGA
- the coaD gene encoding pantetheine-phosphate adenylyltransferase, translated as MNNRSARHPRAIYPGSFDPPTNGHLDVIDRAATCFAELIVAVVVNPQKREPMFTLEERESMIRECVAHLPNVRVEHFRGLLADYVKANQADVIVKGLRVVSDFENEMSTALMNRALSDVDTMFLMSDQKYSFVSSSIVKEVFFLGGDVGALVPEPVERLMAAKRDTLRSLS; from the coding sequence TTGAATAACCGCTCCGCTCGCCACCCCCGGGCCATCTACCCGGGGTCGTTCGATCCGCCGACGAACGGGCATCTCGATGTTATCGATCGTGCGGCGACGTGTTTTGCAGAGCTCATCGTGGCCGTCGTCGTGAATCCGCAAAAGCGCGAGCCGATGTTTACGCTCGAGGAGCGCGAATCGATGATTCGCGAATGCGTCGCTCACCTGCCAAACGTGCGGGTCGAGCATTTTCGCGGCTTGCTCGCCGACTACGTCAAAGCCAATCAAGCCGACGTCATCGTCAAAGGGTTGCGCGTCGTCTCGGATTTCGAGAATGAGATGTCTACCGCGTTGATGAATCGGGCGCTCTCAGACGTCGACACGATGTTTCTCATGTCCGATCAAAAGTATTCGTTTGTCAGTTCGAGCATTGTCAAAGAGGTGTTCTTCTTAGGCGGTGACGTTGGAGCGTTGGTTCCGGAACCGGTAGAACGGTTGATGGCCGCCAAACGCGACACGCTGCGCAGCTTATCGTAA
- a CDS encoding PDZ domain-containing protein — MRLSLAQRRAPIYVAAALVAAALASIPTPYSLILPGHAVDLRKVVSVARHAPPAVHFYLTDVAFVAHATPLVLLDGLGPGGRIVRTTDVVPQGISSREYEGVMRESMNESQAIAAVVAERAAHLRVPIPRSHVLVLSISALSRAGRALRPGDLIVSVDGAAATASPDVARALARVTPGASVRVAILRKGRLLQANVPTILYHGATALGVYLTAVIERPRLPVAVTYHLPDVSGSSGGLMFALQIYATLAGKGRLPERAVAGTGTISYDGSVGPIEGAAQKIVAARRAGASLFLVPRENYAEIKTTSGIKVVPIANFRQAVAAIGR, encoded by the coding sequence GTGCGCCTTTCGCTGGCGCAGCGTCGTGCGCCAATCTACGTCGCGGCCGCCCTTGTGGCGGCCGCGCTCGCTTCGATCCCCACGCCATATTCGCTGATCTTGCCGGGCCACGCGGTCGACTTGCGAAAGGTCGTGAGCGTCGCGCGGCACGCGCCGCCGGCCGTGCACTTTTATTTGACCGACGTGGCATTCGTCGCGCATGCCACGCCGCTCGTGCTGCTCGACGGGTTGGGGCCGGGCGGCCGCATCGTGCGAACGACCGACGTCGTGCCGCAGGGCATCAGCTCGCGTGAATACGAAGGCGTCATGCGCGAGTCGATGAACGAGAGTCAAGCGATCGCCGCGGTCGTCGCCGAGCGGGCCGCGCACTTGCGAGTCCCGATTCCGCGTTCGCACGTGCTCGTGCTTTCCATTTCGGCGCTCTCGCGCGCGGGACGAGCGTTGCGTCCCGGGGATCTCATCGTTTCGGTCGATGGCGCCGCGGCGACGGCGAGCCCCGATGTCGCGCGCGCTCTGGCTCGCGTTACGCCGGGCGCCAGCGTGCGCGTCGCGATTCTGCGGAAAGGCCGCCTGCTGCAAGCGAACGTTCCGACGATCCTCTATCACGGCGCGACCGCTCTGGGCGTCTATCTCACCGCGGTGATCGAACGGCCGCGGCTACCGGTCGCGGTGACGTATCATCTCCCCGACGTGTCGGGCAGTTCGGGCGGTCTTATGTTCGCGCTCCAGATCTACGCGACGCTAGCCGGGAAGGGACGACTGCCCGAACGAGCCGTTGCGGGCACGGGTACCATCTCGTACGACGGCAGCGTCGGGCCGATCGAGGGCGCCGCGCAGAAGATCGTCGCCGCGCGTCGCGCGGGCGCTTCACTCTTTCTCGTGCCGCGGGAGAACTATGCCGAAATCAAAACGACCTCCGGTATCAAAGTCGTCCCGATCGCGAACTTCCGACAAGCCGTCGCGGCAATCGGCCGTTAG
- a CDS encoding carboxypeptidase-like regulatory domain-containing protein yields the protein MKLLALVTPFVLAASLAPLVASADATGGISGTVMDRTTGKPVANAAVSIYQLPVPKHQEAVRLRSSLTNRRGFFADLGLEGGAYIVTANVAGRSSSCVVRNVNGGEVHRVKIVVSDDKRPPACEGPYVGNFDPDQTADVYRVH from the coding sequence ATGAAACTGCTTGCTTTAGTAACTCCGTTCGTGCTGGCCGCGTCGCTCGCGCCGCTGGTCGCATCGGCGGACGCGACCGGCGGAATCTCCGGCACCGTGATGGATCGAACCACCGGCAAACCCGTAGCGAACGCCGCCGTGTCGATCTACCAGCTCCCGGTACCCAAGCATCAAGAGGCGGTGCGCCTTCGCTCCTCGCTAACCAATCGGCGCGGCTTTTTTGCCGATCTGGGTCTGGAGGGCGGCGCTTACATCGTTACCGCTAACGTTGCGGGGCGCAGTTCGAGCTGCGTCGTGCGTAACGTGAACGGCGGCGAAGTGCACCGCGTGAAGATCGTCGTATCCGACGATAAACGGCCGCCCGCGTGCGAGGGCCCCTACGTGGGGAACTTCGATCCCGACCAGACGGCCGACGTCTATCGCGTTCACTAA